The Cryptomeria japonica chromosome 2, Sugi_1.0, whole genome shotgun sequence region CCCATGAGTATTTATTTTTCTGCTTATTTTAAAGAGAAATCTTAAAATTGGtattaataatattagtaataatttgtgcacaagaaaaaatagaaatgaaatgttaaaaaaaaaagagggaaacaaatTTGTGGAGCCACGTGGCATTTTTGGCAATATGCAGTTGctgcttatttctagcccccctATTTTCCCATAGCttattttcaattcctaaataATAGCTGCTCCACTTAAATGgcaaaagattctaaattatcttttaccaacaattttaaatttgcatgggaacactccAACTGCTTAAAATTAAGCAGAAAATGGAGTTAAGAAGCCGCATGGGAACATGAGGTAATATTATTTAGAAAAAGGTttcgtagcatttttttgcttcatGAGAACCTTGCCCCTTGAAAATAAATCTTCAAGCTCCCCATAGGACCTTGTCCTTAAATACTTCTTAGCTTGAAGGTTTATTTATTTAAAGGTTCCAATTGATCTTGTTGTAGATTTTTTTTGGCTCCATGAAACTCCTTGCTCCTTGAAAACAATTCTTTCATTGTGAGGGTGGATCATGTAGTATGAACCCAAACAAGCTCCCATGGAACCTCATTTTTAGATATTTCTTAGCTTgaaagtttatttattttttattcatataAACAACTACAAAAATGATCTTATTGTTCATCtagaacctattaaataaatataatttatttgatatataataacaattttttaataaaaagtgacttaaaaatattatttagaTTTTACATAAATAATATACTTAATATTTAATAAgaacataaaaaaataattatcaaatattaaataaaatataaaacagataaaataacttcaaattgaaaatattttaaaaatatctatactaattaataattatcaGTCCcaatattattgttattaatgtAGTTAAGATATTTGGACACTCCTATTAGGTGTACTGAACTTGCTCAACAAAACCTATCATATAAATTaaataatgcaaattttgaagTAGAAACAATAAATTAGGTGAAGTTTTGCATTTTTCAATTAAGTTTGCATCAAAAGCGTCAAAATTTCTAATTCTAATACACTCATCCTTAAAATTTCTAATTCGATACCGTAACGCATTAGATTtataaaatacaatataataatatcttTCCTAATTAAAACATATAAtacatttttaaataaaaatattataaaatcgtATATATATAACAACATAGCTTTATTTTTATgtatattaaatttatttgaaatgttttttatttaatttaattatgattTGAAATGTTTTTAGATCCAAACCAGCTTAAAAACTCAGTAAATTGTATGAAATTGCAGTTACGCGTTATCTTCTGGATATAGAAAGATTCAGCCGTGTTAGAAATATGACATTTGCAAAATAAAAAAGCAAGACGAACTGTTGCATGCATTTTGGTTTAAACATGTAGATTATTGGCGCATGTTTTGAAATTTAGAGAGTGAAGAGAAATGGAACTGGTAGATCTCATTTGGACATGCACACAATCCGGCTGCATTGCAAGAAGGAAAATTTAGCGTTCAACAAGCAGTTTAGCGGAGTAATCAATGCCGCGGAATGCATTCTGACCCAAAAAAAGGGATCTTCAGATCCCCCTCTTTCAGACTTAGACATCTCAAGCTTTTCTGCAAAAACAAATccaacagtcttcttacacacagcTTCCAAACTGTGGTAAAGCCAAGAAATTAAATTCTACTAGATTATTGCAATTGTTTAAGCAAGGTTTTTCTCTGATTTGTTCTGAACTGAAATATATAGGAGTTTTAATGAACTATTTTTCATTTTCCAATGAAAGAGAAGAGATTTTTCTGTTCTGCGCTGCAATGAAAAATGAAGAGTTTTAATgaactatttttcaattttttaatgaaaGAGAAGATTTTTTGTTTTTCCACATCTGAAACGTAGATTTTTCTTCCACATTTCAGTTATAATGGCGATGGAAAATGATAAACATCATATTATAGGTGCTCGTGCCATTGCAACTTATAATTCAATATTTTGTTGTACTGTGAGAAATTCTAATTGTTTTAAGTTTTGTAACACAGTTTTGCAGATGATTGGCTGGCAGTTACGAAGAATTGTGCATCATGTAAGTTTACGCTACggatttgtattttttaatttaaagCTGAGATGAGAAGTAAAATGAAACGACTTGTTACCAGGAAAACAGAGGAAACTTGTCTGGATCTGAATCATTCTCCGAAACGAAGCTGTGCTCCTAGTGCTGCCGTAGTCGAAATGCATCAATGGCGACCAGATTCTTACGAAGAGCCGCCGAATCCAATTGATTCCTTTCCGGACAGAGAGTTGAAGGGAGGGACTACAAaaaaagagattgaaaattgtACTATTAATGAGCGGGAGGGTGAGAAGGAGCAAAATCGTGAGCTCATTTTGACACAAAGGCAAGAGCACAATAATTGGCCTTTAAGGAGACCAATGCCTTTAAACAATGACCTTCACGCTCATGCGGTGGCTGCTCCCGAGTCGGCATGGAATATGTCTCCGACTCAAATTGATCGATCCAACAGTAGCAGTACAGGCAGCGATAATTTAGGTTTAATCTCTTTTCATCTTGTCGGTTCAATCTTGTTAAATTGGGTTTTGTTTTGTCAGGAAATTTGCTTAAATTTTGCTAGCTAGATTTCTTCGCCATGGAAATTAGCTGATAATTTTACAAATATGAATATTTTCTGtcgatttttacaatgaaattcgCTCGTAAAGAATTCATTTGCATTTTTGTGATAAGAATTCTATTATTTAAGAAGGAAGTTTAGATATTTATGGTAAGAATTCTATAATTTTACCAAGAACATTAAGATGTGTTAGCTCAGAATATTGCTATTTTTGAACCTAAATTTCTCGTCATTTTTAAGATTTAAATTCGCCGGTAAAAATTCATGAAAGTATTGCCTGCAGGTATTGCAAATGAAAATGCATCTGCTACGAACATTGCTATTTTTCAATAAATATGAAAAATTGTTTGATCATAGAAACTGATATTTTTAAACTTTGCTGAAAACCTGGTTACTAAATCTTTGAGATTGGCTGATAAGCCACTCAGTTGCAATTTTACTTAGAACTCTCTGCTTTTAAATTTCTATATTTTAAGCCTAAATGAAAATGTGATCACTTGCACTAAATTTCCTGGCCCTGCAATAACAAAATGATTTGCGATTTTTTAAACAGAAATTCTTATGAGATGTTTTCGTACGTTAATTTTAGTAAAATCTTAAAATCTGATTTCTTTAGATGGCTGTGCAATATCTTGAATTTTGCTTTACCTTAAAAAGTTTTGCATCGCTTATGCCGTTGCACAAAGGTCGGTTTTTTAGCGgctttgcttttcaatttaaatttcaagataaaatcctggcgaatcagggGATATTACTAAATTATTTCAAAGACGCCAATACATCTCTCTGGCTATTCTGTGTATAAGCCTTCTCGAGTTCAAATTTCTATGAAGGCTGTTGCAACTTTTTCTCTTCAACAAGCGGGTCAACACTTTTCCTTCCGATGGTTTATCTAAATCCTGGCAGTAAAACTCTTTCTACTTGTAATTTTGCAGAATTACTAATTAGTTTTGTGTATGTTGAATAGAAAATAATGTATATGGTGTGGGTAATGTAGACAAAAGAAAGCGCAGGGCTGAAGCAATCGAGGAAGATGCGAACAACAGGCCGTATGAATGCAGGTTTTGTGAAATGAAATTTACGAAATCACAGGCGCTGGGGGGACACATGAACCGTCATCGCCAAGGTAATCTATCTTTCATTACAATTGCGCCAAGAAGCATTCGCAGAATCTAATGCAATAATTTTCATGTATTCACTGGTTATGAGTGTGCAGAAAGAGAACGAGAACAAATACAACAAGCGCAGGTTCTACTTTTAAGTAACATGCATAACAACATTCAGCAAGGAGGAACCCTGTCGTCTCTTTTGTAAGTATCCCATCCAttattttaacatgtaaagctgcAACTTTCAGTTGAATAGAGTAGGCTGTATTATTTCATAGAATCATCTCAAGATAATATGTAATTAAAACTGATTTTGTGAATTTGTCAGGATAATTTTTACACAATTTTGAAACCTTATTGGAAAAACCTGTGACGGATCTTGTGGTGTGGTCAAAGACGTCCGTTTTAAAAAAATCCAAGTTTTCTCTTTTTCAGTAGTTATGGACTGTGGATGCCTTAAAAACACCTTGCGAACCTCTGTTATGGAAATAAAGTCTATATTGATTTTTTGGTTAGATGTTTACTTGTGAAGGTGCAATTTTTCAATTTCTAACACATGAGGATCTGTTTGTTATTGTTCAAAAAATGCAATGTAATGCAGCCAGAACAGTGGGATTTCTATTCCTAAGTTTCACCAGAGGTCATCTTCACTTCCATCCCAGTGTTCAGGAATACAACCACACCAGCAGACCAGCATCTACCATCAGTCTCCCCTAAGCTGGAGCCAGGGAAGTTCCAGCGTTGCATATTCGAAAATTACGGATAATAGTAGTTTTGCAGCAAAACAAGAGGACTGGCCTTCCTTAGCCAGATCCACAGCCTATGGTGCTTCCCTGAACGATATGCCATTCTTATCTCAGGGGAGGAACCAAGATTTGCTAGGAATGTCTTATGAAAGAAACACCCAGTCACCATCTAATCTGTTTCCTTCTGAAGCCAACACGGCAGGGGTTTTACCGGTGCAGAGAGGCGGATTTCTTCAGAGGCAGGGTTCAGGGGTCGGGGCAGGGGTACAGTCTTCCTCAGCAATATCAGGACTCACAGAAAGACGCTTCAACTCCACACTTCACCAATCTGCATCCTACCCATTCCTAGGTACTGAACACAACCTTTCTAGTGCAGCAGTGGACGGTACATCCCAAGCTTTCAATTTGCAGGGGGGTTCTTCAATTCAAGGCATTCCAAATTCTGCCAGTATGCCTCCCGTTGCTGCTGATCTTGCTGGGAAGAGCACAATGGGGGCCTCGTCCTCGGACTTTGAGAACTTTTGGTTTTATCCACATCAGAAAGCAACGATTCCAATCAGCTCCATACCCACTGATGAATTTGCTCTGTCTTTGAATTCTGATACCTTGGCCAGTGGGCACATAACAAACTCTCAGGGAACTGGAGTTGGCTTCGCTGGTGAAAATTCTGCCAGACAGAGAATCAATATTGGCACAGATTCATCTTCCCTATCTTTCGGGGATTACAATGCAGAGATTGAAAGCAAATATAATCAGGGAATTCCTAAAGTAAGTGCCTAAACAGATCCAATCTTGTAAATTTGAAGTCGTTTCCCTGTATCTTACTTTGATTGGCCCTGTTATTTTTCTGGTGTTTGTCTTCTGAGCCCTGCATTTGAACTATTAAAAATGCATGTACAGAAGGTGCCTAAAATTCTGTTGATCATGTAGAATTTTATATAGGAATCCACTGGATGTTAGCTACATTTTAAATGCAAGCAAGCCAAACAGAGCCATTCAATATATCAGCTGTCATAGATGCCAATTCATTTTCTGAATCTTTAGAGATTACTTGGTAGTTGCACAAACGATAATTATTCGCAAGAGAATGTTTCATTTGTAAGAATCCAACTAGTTTCATTTTTTCAACTAATAACTCTTCCTCTTACCAGCTGCCCTTTGCTTTGATTTCTTCCATTTCAGGCCCAATCTTTCTGTTTCTCTTTTATCCATGTCATGTTTGAACATTGCTACGCATGAACCTGGTGATTCAGGAAATCGCCAGCTCTCCCCATTGAACATTATTATCTGTGAATTTTTTGTTTCATCTTCTTGTTACGGTATTGCACAGCTCAGCCTTTAGGATAACAGTTCAATTGTTTAGCGTAGTTATTAGTTTTACAATTTGTGAGGCTAAAATAATATATTGGTTTTCTTGTAGCAGGATTCTTGATTGTATATTTGCGGAGTGTTTGGCTGTTCATCTGAGGAGGGACCGATATTGATAGAATAAGTGTTCATCTGAGGAAGGACAGAGATGATATAAGGTTATTGAGTTTACTCAAGGGGTTATTGATTTTGAGCTGTATAAAGCATTTGTGATTGCTGACACAGCTGAATTAATAATTGGCCCCCTTGAAGATTTAATCCCCTTTCAAAATAATTCTGCAAATTTGATATAGATTTTTTTCCATATGGCCAACAGGCCATTCTCAAAATGAACTGTTTTCAGAACTTCTGATCTTTGGTTGTTAAAAAAtacaattattaaattttatttattttggtatgCTACCAACTTGATGGTAGATTACTTCTGATCTTTGGCTGTCATAAATATTTAgttgttaaaaatataatttttaaaattttatttattttggtatgCTACCAACTGGATTACAGTTTTCCATTCTAATCTTTTATTTATAGTAATTATAAtttagaattaatttttttttaaaaatgaaatgaattatatttatatttagacTGCTCTTTATCATTGAAATGTTTTATATTTTGTAGTAtgtttttattattgaatttttacAAGTTAATTCAAGCGAAAGATTTATAGATATCATTTAGACACCATTTTAAGAGAAGCTAAAAAAATCTATATAAGACGATAATGTCATCTACATTTTTTCTATTGAATTCAATGGCCTTAGATTTTTAAAAGATTTATAGACACCATTTTTAAGAGAAGCTAAAAAAATGTACATTTTTTCTATTGAATTCAATGGCCTTAGATTTTTAAAAGATTTATAAACACCATTTTTAAGAGAAGCTAAAAAAATCTATATAAGACAATAATGTTCATACTTTCTTCAAAATTTCACTTAAATCATAGAAttggaataattaataattcacaACAATTTTATTTGATCAGAATATAGTTAATTGAGAATCGTTTTTGTGGAACACTAGTTAGAAGGGAGAAAAATTATTTGAAAGGGCTTTAGTAATCAGTGACTTTTAAGTTAGATATTCATTGCAAAGTGCTTGGAGTGCATTCACACATCCTATACAgcagcaaacaattttttttaatggcGTAAATAACTAGGCACTTTAAGGTATAGATTCATTGCAGACTGCTTGGAATGCATGCACACCATCCTGTACAACAATTATTTGAGCCTCTTTAGTGAACTCTACTTATATCTGCTGTTGCATGGCATTCATATTGTAATCCAGTTAGATTTAATGTCAtctattgttttttattgttttttaactTGTTATGAATAATCAAACTTGAAGATAATTTAGAGTTGTTTTGTCAAGTACCCATTGATTTGTGAGTTGAATACATTCACATCTTTAAGAAACATCTTGTTTGGACTGTATTTTAGATCAATTATTCCTTAGGAttaatttaaacttaattttttaaatttattatctaGTATTCAAtactttttattgtttttaaagaTTGATATATTTAAAAGTGTGTGTTAGAAGTTTGTAATCTATGGAAGTTTACATTTTTTCATATGAAATTAAATGCATGCAATTTTTAGAAAAGTAAATTGCTTCAAAGAACACATTTAATGAGATGAACAAACAAGTAAATAGTGTGAAGTAACTTATGTAatttattgaatgaaataacaaaTTAAATCGTAagttttttattaaggataaacaggttttgagaGGACCCGAAAcaccatacaacaggttttgaagggacccaaaacccttagattttaccaggatctggaacccacaatACAATGCTACCTAGAGGAATAATCATCAGAAAACCAGTAGCCCAACCACAATCGAGACTGAAAAGACTAGCCTCTAATACATGCACAAGGGTTTTactaaggctcccttaaccttcgatTGACACCATGGGTGTTTCAGGCACCCATAACCTTCAAAGCCACCAGACTACAATAGGTAGCCATACATTCACAATCTGGACTcagagggttttgaaaggctcccctaaccatCAGCCTAGGTTTTGAACTGGCCCCCAAAACCAACAGAGAAGAGTTTTCCCAAGCTCCCTTAACCTACAACATAGGCCTCAGATTGCCAAAAGAAAAACCTatccttaaccaaaaaccaaaacaacaaGTGGCCAGGTTGGGCCCTTGAACACTACTAGCATTCATCCTGCTTGTGGGTTTTACAATGCTCCCACAACTCGAGccagaaattaaaaaaataaacataaagcAACAACCAAAAGGGGAATTTTCAAAGGCATCCCGAACCTTCAAAATGGGTTTTAAAGTGGATCCCATAACCAGTAGGAGGACACCCATCACCACCCAGCATCTGATCAGAGCTCGCCTTCCAGCACAccacctctccacctctataggaaaggGAACCACCTCAATAAGAGCAGGAAGGAAAGAGACCATCTGCAGAGAAAACGAAGCAAATAACCCCAAAACATAGACCAACAACCAACAAATAATCACATGATGCTTAGTTGGAAGGAAGgattttgaaaaggctcccaaaaccttgaaTAGAAAAAGAGGCCAGCACTAGAAAGACTCTATGCCAACAAGTTTCACAagaatctccacctctataggagaagagggaaagaaacccaacatcaaaGAGACAATCACAAGAGCACATCCAACCTCGAAAAGAAAGGTATCCAATACCCCCAATAGGAGCTGGATCCCACCAAACTTTGCCCACAActcttcccctctatagaagaATGGTCCACCACAATAAGAcagaatgagagaaatgaaaagaagATAGCTTGTGAAACACCAGAGAATCTATTGAAATAAATAGATCCATAAAAACACTAACAATTTGCAAGAGAAAACTTAGATAAACCACATCAAAAAGATGTAGGGACCTCCTAGACAGAGTCCCCCATCCACACCAGATCATTCCCAAAGGGCAAAACACAACCCAAGGGAGAAAGGATTCCAAAAAAACATAACCTCCACCTGGATCCCAAGCAACCCCCTCA contains the following coding sequences:
- the LOC131075365 gene encoding uncharacterized protein LOC131075365 isoform X2 — translated: MKTEETCLDLNHSPKRSCAPSAAVVEMHQWRPDSYEEPPNPIDSFPDRELKGGTTKKEIENCTINEREGEKEQNRELILTQRQEHNNWPLRRPMPLNNDLHAHAVAAPESAWNMSPTQIDRSNSSSTGSDNLDKRKRRAEAIEEDANNRPYECRFCEMKFTKSQALGGHMNRHRQEREREQIQQAQVLLLSNMHNNIQQGGTLSSLFQNSGISIPKFHQRSSSLPSQCSGIQPHQQTSIYHQSPLSWSQGSSSVAYSKITDNSSFAAKQEDWPSLARSTAYGASLNDMPFLSQGRNQDLLGMSYERNTQSPSNLFPSEANTAGVLPVQRGGFLQRQGSGVGAGVQSSSAISGLTERRFNSTLHQSASYPFLGTEHNLSSAAVDGTSQAFNLQGGSSIQGIPNSASMPPVAADLAGKSTMGASSSDFENFWFYPHQKATIPISSIPTDEFALSLNSDTLASGHITNSQGTGVGFAGENSARQRINIGTDSSSLSFGDYNAEIESKYNQGIPKDS
- the LOC131075365 gene encoding uncharacterized protein LOC131075365 isoform X1, whose translation is MKTEETCLDLNHSPKRSCAPSAAVVEMHQWRPDSYEEPPNPIDSFPDRELKGGTTKKEIENCTINEREGEKEQNRELILTQRQEHNNWPLRRPMPLNNDLHAHAVAAPESAWNMSPTQIDRSNSSSTGSDNLDKRKRRAEAIEEDANNRPYECRFCEMKFTKSQALGGHMNRHRQEREREQIQQAQVLLLSNMHNNIQQGGTLSSLFQNSGISIPKFHQRSSSLPSQCSGIQPHQQTSIYHQSPLSWSQGSSSVAYSKITDNSSFAAKQEDWPSLARSTAYGASLNDMPFLSQGRNQDLLGMSYERNTQSPSNLFPSEANTAGVLPVQRGGFLQRQGSGVGAGVQSSSAISGLTERRFNSTLHQSASYPFLGTEHNLSSAAVDGTSQAFNLQGGSSIQGIPNSASMPPVAADLAGKSTMGASSSDFENFWFYPHQKATIPISSIPTDEFALSLNSDTLASGHITNSQGTGVGFAGENSARQRINIGTDSSSLSFGDYNAEIESKYNQGIPKQDS
- the LOC131075365 gene encoding uncharacterized protein LOC131075365 isoform X3, translating into MHQWRPDSYEEPPNPIDSFPDRELKGGTTKKEIENCTINEREGEKEQNRELILTQRQEHNNWPLRRPMPLNNDLHAHAVAAPESAWNMSPTQIDRSNSSSTGSDNLDKRKRRAEAIEEDANNRPYECRFCEMKFTKSQALGGHMNRHRQEREREQIQQAQVLLLSNMHNNIQQGGTLSSLFQNSGISIPKFHQRSSSLPSQCSGIQPHQQTSIYHQSPLSWSQGSSSVAYSKITDNSSFAAKQEDWPSLARSTAYGASLNDMPFLSQGRNQDLLGMSYERNTQSPSNLFPSEANTAGVLPVQRGGFLQRQGSGVGAGVQSSSAISGLTERRFNSTLHQSASYPFLGTEHNLSSAAVDGTSQAFNLQGGSSIQGIPNSASMPPVAADLAGKSTMGASSSDFENFWFYPHQKATIPISSIPTDEFALSLNSDTLASGHITNSQGTGVGFAGENSARQRINIGTDSSSLSFGDYNAEIESKYNQGIPKQDS